The Desmonostoc muscorum LEGE 12446 genome includes a region encoding these proteins:
- the rdgB gene encoding RdgB/HAM1 family non-canonical purine NTP pyrophosphatase, which yields MTLLVVATGNPGKLREMQAYLADSGWELILKPEELEIEETGETFAANACLKASQIAKATGNWAIADDSGLEVDALNGAPGVYSARYAKTDSERIARLLEELGNEVNRQAQFVCVVAIARPDGAIALQSEGICRGEILHAPRGDGGFGYDPIFYVQELQLTFAEMTRELKGSISHRGKAFTALLPQLEKVKS from the coding sequence ATGACATTACTAGTAGTAGCCACAGGAAATCCAGGTAAGTTGCGCGAAATGCAAGCTTACCTGGCAGATTCTGGCTGGGAATTAATCCTCAAACCTGAAGAATTAGAAATTGAAGAAACAGGCGAAACCTTTGCCGCCAATGCTTGTCTCAAAGCGTCCCAAATTGCCAAAGCGACAGGAAACTGGGCGATAGCAGATGATTCTGGTTTAGAAGTAGATGCTTTGAATGGCGCACCAGGTGTGTATTCGGCACGCTACGCCAAAACAGACTCAGAACGCATTGCTAGGTTACTCGAAGAATTAGGTAACGAAGTAAATCGCCAAGCCCAATTTGTTTGTGTAGTGGCGATCGCTCGTCCGGATGGTGCGATCGCATTACAATCTGAAGGTATTTGTCGTGGCGAAATTCTTCATGCGCCTCGTGGTGATGGTGGATTTGGCTATGACCCAATTTTTTACGTGCAAGAGTTGCAATTGACTTTTGCCGAGATGACACGGGAGTTAAAGGGGTCAATTAGCCATCGAGGCAAGGCCTTTACAGCTTTACTTCCGCAACTGGAGAAAGTTAAGAGTTAG
- a CDS encoding P-II family nitrogen regulator: MKKVEAIIRPFKLDEVKIALVNAGIVGMTVSEVRGFGRQKGQTERYRGSEYTVEFLQKLKVEIVVDDNQVDMVVDKIIAAARTGEIGDGKIFISPVEQVIRIRTGEKNTEAV, encoded by the coding sequence ATGAAAAAAGTAGAAGCTATTATCCGCCCATTTAAGCTTGATGAAGTGAAAATTGCCTTGGTTAACGCTGGGATTGTTGGCATGACGGTTTCTGAAGTCCGGGGGTTCGGACGCCAGAAAGGTCAAACTGAAAGGTATCGCGGTTCCGAGTACACCGTTGAGTTTCTCCAAAAACTCAAAGTGGAAATAGTAGTTGACGACAATCAGGTTGATATGGTAGTGGACAAAATTATTGCCGCTGCCCGCACTGGTGAAATCGGTGATGGTAAAATTTTCATCTCGCCTGTTGAGCAAGTGATTCGGATTCGTACCGGCGAAAAAAACACAGAAGCGGTTTAA
- the thiD gene encoding bifunctional hydroxymethylpyrimidine kinase/phosphomethylpyrimidine kinase: MNAQINSRVPVALTIAGSDSGGGAGIQADLRTFAFHCVHGTSAITCVTAQNTLGVNRVDAMPTEAVVAQIQAVVEDIGVQAAKTGMLLNQEIIFAVAQQVEALQIHNLVVDPVMVSRTGAQLIDNDAVKTLCHALIPKAAIITPNRYEAQILSGLEINSLEDMQAAAEIIHKILRTKAVLVKGGGMQGNLRGVDIWFDGEKLEVLTCQQVETTNTHGTGCTLSAAIAANLAKGKNLWQAVQQAKEYVTTALTYALDIGEGQGPVGHFFPLWGLGAGD; the protein is encoded by the coding sequence ATGAACGCCCAAATAAACTCCAGAGTACCTGTTGCTTTAACCATTGCTGGTTCAGATAGCGGTGGCGGTGCAGGAATTCAAGCTGATTTACGCACCTTTGCTTTTCACTGTGTCCACGGTACTAGCGCTATAACCTGCGTCACTGCACAAAACACTCTCGGAGTTAACAGGGTTGATGCCATGCCAACAGAAGCTGTTGTAGCGCAAATTCAGGCAGTAGTTGAAGATATTGGCGTACAAGCAGCCAAAACAGGAATGTTGCTGAATCAGGAAATTATATTTGCTGTTGCCCAGCAAGTAGAAGCTTTACAAATCCATAACCTGGTAGTCGATCCAGTGATGGTGTCACGTACCGGGGCACAATTGATTGATAATGATGCTGTGAAGACTCTGTGCCATGCTCTTATCCCCAAGGCAGCTATTATCACGCCCAATCGCTACGAAGCCCAGATTTTGAGCGGTTTAGAAATTAATTCCTTGGAAGATATGCAAGCCGCTGCTGAAATTATTCACAAGATTTTACGGACAAAGGCTGTTTTGGTCAAGGGTGGAGGTATGCAAGGAAATTTGCGTGGCGTTGATATTTGGTTTGATGGGGAAAAGTTGGAAGTTTTGACTTGCCAGCAAGTAGAGACAACAAACACCCACGGTACTGGTTGTACACTATCAGCTGCGATCGCAGCTAATCTGGCAAAGGGAAAAAACTTGTGGCAGGCGGTGCAACAGGCAAAGGAATATGTAACCACTGCCCTGACTTACGCTTTAGATATTGGCGAAGGGCAAGGTCCTGTGGGACACTTCTTTCCATTGTGGGGACTGGGGGCTGGGGACTAG
- a CDS encoding phosphoglucomutase/phosphomannomutase family protein: MAVVANSIKFGTDGWRGVIGDEFTFERLALVAPVAAKVLYNTYYSTVGSRTIIVGYDRRFMAEDFARAVADTVTAVGFDVLLSETFAPTPAFSWAAKELNALGALVITASHNPGAYLGLKVKGYFGGSVSPEVTKEIEALLPQGVPPAATPGKQEKFDPWPSYTQALERKVDIAKIREAIASGKLTVFGDVMHGAAAGGLAQLLGDKVIEINSERDPLFGGGAPEPLPKYLSKLFEVIKAHRETNTSSLSVGLVFDGDCDRIAAVDGEANFLSSQVLIPILIDHLTRRRDFKGEIVKTVSGSDLIPLVAALHQLSVFETAVGYKYIADRMLAAEVLLGGEESGGIGYGSHIPERDALLSALYVLEAIVESGLDLGEYYRHLQQQTGFNSAYDRIDLPLASMEVRSRLLQQLQTKPLTEIAGKAVIDCQTIDGYKYRLADKSWLMIRFSGTEPVLRLYCEAPTLEQVHQTLAWAKHWAE, encoded by the coding sequence ATGGCAGTTGTAGCTAACTCAATCAAGTTTGGTACAGACGGCTGGCGGGGCGTAATTGGAGATGAGTTCACCTTTGAACGCCTAGCCCTAGTCGCGCCAGTCGCTGCAAAAGTACTATATAATACATATTATTCTACGGTGGGTAGCCGGACAATAATTGTCGGTTACGATCGCCGATTTATGGCCGAAGACTTCGCTCGTGCTGTGGCTGATACCGTCACCGCTGTCGGATTTGATGTTTTACTCAGTGAAACTTTTGCCCCAACTCCAGCTTTTAGTTGGGCAGCAAAAGAACTTAATGCCTTAGGGGCACTAGTAATTACAGCCAGTCATAATCCAGGCGCATACTTAGGATTAAAAGTCAAGGGATATTTTGGCGGTTCAGTGTCGCCAGAAGTCACAAAGGAGATAGAAGCACTGTTGCCCCAAGGAGTGCCACCTGCGGCTACCCCAGGCAAGCAAGAAAAGTTCGATCCTTGGCCGAGTTACACCCAAGCACTAGAACGTAAAGTTGATATTGCCAAAATTAGGGAAGCGATCGCCTCTGGTAAACTAACAGTATTTGGCGATGTCATGCATGGCGCTGCGGCTGGCGGATTGGCACAACTTCTAGGCGATAAGGTCATAGAAATCAACAGCGAACGCGACCCCCTATTTGGTGGTGGTGCGCCGGAACCCTTGCCTAAATACCTTTCCAAGCTATTTGAAGTTATCAAAGCTCACCGAGAAACAAATACATCAAGTTTATCTGTAGGATTGGTATTTGATGGAGACTGCGATCGCATCGCAGCTGTAGACGGGGAAGCTAACTTCTTGAGTTCCCAGGTGTTGATTCCCATACTAATTGACCACTTAACCCGACGACGGGACTTTAAGGGTGAAATAGTCAAAACTGTCAGTGGTTCAGATTTAATACCCCTTGTGGCAGCACTACATCAACTGTCAGTATTTGAAACAGCAGTTGGTTATAAATACATCGCCGACAGAATGTTAGCAGCAGAAGTTTTGCTGGGTGGCGAAGAGTCGGGAGGTATCGGCTATGGTAGCCATATTCCCGAACGTGACGCACTGCTATCAGCATTGTATGTGCTAGAGGCGATCGTGGAATCTGGTTTAGATTTAGGTGAATATTATCGCCACTTGCAGCAACAGACAGGATTTAATTCAGCATACGATCGCATTGATTTACCCTTAGCAAGTATGGAAGTGCGATCGCGTCTTTTGCAACAACTCCAAACCAAACCTTTAACCGAAATTGCTGGTAAAGCAGTAATTGATTGCCAAACAATTGACGGCTACAAGTACCGCCTCGCCGATAAAAGCTGGTTAATGATTCGCTTTAGCGGAACTGAACCAGTTTTACGCCTTTACTGCGAAGCCCCAACACTTGAGCAAGTGCATCAAACTCTTGCTTGGGCAAAACACTGGGCGGAGTAA